The proteins below are encoded in one region of Phaseolus vulgaris cultivar G19833 chromosome 1, P. vulgaris v2.0, whole genome shotgun sequence:
- the LOC137816206 gene encoding uncharacterized protein — protein sequence MANANPTPASSSNGNPTLMPLLEQPMNNFLYLHPSENPAASLVSPVLDSTNYHSWSRSFITALSAKNKVEFILGSHPCPQRDDPTFSSWTRCNNMVVFWLVHSVSIPIRQSIVWMDIAFDIWNDLKFRYSQGDLSRISDLQFEVISLNQGDMSVTEYFTKLRIIWDELENFRPNPVCTCLVKCSCSVISIINQRKCEDRAMQFLRGLNDQYKNICSHVLLMDPIPAISKKISLVLQQERQLSTVVPAPSLHSLNSSRTTTCNFCGKYGHTEAVCFRKVGFPSGDVKTSKFSSTRKNCTFCNRLGHTVDTCYKKHGFPPGYKSINRTSQANNMFTTNSSSESFSKEQDVKGIQLTSQQCQFLTNILRQQNLEDPAPHAQINQVGTFSTDKITNTEQSSTGQSHPREDWYS from the exons ATGGCTAATGCAAATCCCACACCGGCTTCCTCTTCAAATGGAAACCCTACACTGATGCCCCTTTTGGAACAGCCGATGAACAATTTCCTATACTTACACCCAAGCGAGAATCCCGCAGCCTCGTTGGTGTCGCCTGTTCTTGATTCAACAAACTACCATTCGTGGAGTCGGTCCTTCATCACTGCTCTTAGTGCCAAGAACAAAGTGGAGTTCATACTTGGCTCACACCCGTGCCCACAAAGGGATGATCCCACTTTTTCGTCTTGGACACGCTGTAACAACATGGTTGTCTTTTGGTTAGTACACTCGGTTTCAATCCCTATTAGGCAAAGCATTGTTTGGATGGACATAGCCTTTGACATCTGGaatgatttaaaatttagatattCACAAGGGGATTTATCTCGCATTTCTGATTTGCAATTTGAAGTTATTTCTTTAAACCAGGGGGATATGTCTGTCACAGAGTATTTTACAAAATTGCGTATTATTTGGGACGAATTAGAGAATTTTAGACCTAATCCTGTGTGCACATGCCTAGTAAAATGTTCTTGTTCGGTCATTTCTATTATAAATCAAAGAAAATGTGAGGATCGTGCTATGCAATTTTTAAGAGGATTAAATGATCAGTATAAAAATATCTGTTCTCATGTTTTGCTCATGGATCCCATTCCTGCCATATCCAAAAAAATTTCCTTGGTTCTTCAACAAGAGAGACAATTATCCACTGTTGTTCCTGcccctagtcttcatagtcttaacAGTAGTCGCACTactacatgcaatttttgtggtaaatacgGTCATACTGAAGCTGTTTGTTTTCGaaaagtgggttttccttctggtgatgttaaaacctcaaagttttcttctaCTCGAAAAAAttgcactttttgtaatcgtcttggccacactgtcgacacctgttataaaaagcatgggtttCCTCCTGGCTACAAATCCATCAATAGGACATCCCAAGCCAACAATATGTTTACTACTAACTCTTCTTCTGAGTCTTTTTctaaagaacaggatgtaaaggggattcaacttacatcacaacagtgtCAATTCCTgaccaacattttgcgtcagcaaaaccttgaggatcctgcccctcacgctcaaattaatcaagtcggaACCTTCTCGACGGACAAAATCACCAATACCGAGCAATCTTCAACGG GACAATCTCacccaagagaggattggtacagttga